The following is a genomic window from Hymenobacter sp. APR13.
TACCATCAGCGAAAGCCTGAATAAACGGATAGTTTTTCAGCTTGTACTGGCTCACCGACAGCGAATTGCTGAGCGTGAAGTAGTCATCAGGCCAGCGCAGGCGGCGGCCCAGGCTCAGCGAGGCGCTGTTCACCTTAATCGACTGCTCTGAGTTGGCATCGAATGCTTGGCCTACCCGCTGAATGCTCTTGTTGAGGCTAAATGACAGCGAGTTGGGCTTGCGGCCACCCAGCCATGGCTCCGTGAACGAGAACGAATACGCTTGGTACTGCGTGCCGTTGGCCTGCACGTTCAGAGCTAGCCGCTGGCCGTCGCCGGCCGGCACAGGCGTCCAGTTGCGGAAATCGTTGGCTTTTCGCAGCGAGAAGTTGTTGAACACCAGGCCTACTGTGCCGATAAAGCCTGCATAGCCGCCCCAGCCGCCCGACAGCGTAATCTGGTCCGAGGGCTTTTCTACCACCGTGTAGTTGATGTCTACGGTGCCATCGGCCGGGTTAGGCACTGGGTTGATGCCTACTTTTTCGGGGTCGAAATAACCCAGCGTGGCTATTTCGCGCTGCGAGCGAATCAGCAGCTCCCGGTTGAACTTGTCACCGGGCAGCGTACGCAGCTCGCGGCGCAGCACGTGGTCCGACGTTTTGGTGTTGCCGGCAATGTTGATGTCCTTGATACGGGCCTGTACCCCCTCCGTGATGCGCATCTCGATATCAATCGAGTCGCCTTCCACTTTGGTTTCCACCGGGTCGATGGAGAAGAACAGGTAGCCATCGTTCATATAGAGCGACGTGATATCCTGGCCTGTAGGGTTATAGTTAAGGCGCTTATCCAGCGTTTCCTTGCTGTACACACTACCCTCCTTAATGCCGAGCACCGAGGCCAGTGTCTTGTCATCGTAGAGGTAGTTGCCGGCCCAGCTGATGTTGCGGAAGTAATACTTCGGGCCTTCATCCAGCTTGATGCGTAGCGCCAAGCCATCTTCCGTCCGGATTAGGGTATCCGACACCACAATGGCGTCGCGGTAGCCTTCCGCGTTGTAGAACTCGATCAGCTTCTTCTTATCCTCTTCAAATTCCAGCTTTTGAAACTTACCGGAGTTGAGAATTTTAGGAAACTTCTTCTCTTTGGTTTTCTTGAGCTTGCCTTTCAGCTTGCTGTCCTTGAACGCCTCATTGCCTTCGAAAGCAATGTCGCGCACCTTGATCTTGCCGCCTTTGTCTACATTAATCTTCAGCACCACGCTGTTCGACAGGCTCGAGTCCGGCTGCTGCGTTATATTGACTTTGGCGTCGAGGAAGCCTTTGTTGGTATAAAACTTCCGTACCTGGGTGCGTGTGTTACTCAGCAGAGCATCCGTAACCACCTTGCCCCGGATCAGCTTGATCTTCTTGCCCAGGTCATCTGCTTGGCTCTTGCTGATACCAACAAACTCGAACTTCGACAGCCGCGGCCGTTCTTTCAGATTAAAATCCAGGAAGATGCGGTTGCCTTCCGTGCGTGCAATCGACACACTGACGTCGCCCAGAATGCCTTGGTCCCAAAGCTTACGGATGGCTTTGCCGATTTCTTCGCCCGGCACCGAAATAGGGTCGCCAACGCGCAAACCAGTAAGGCCAATCAACGTATTAGCATCCAGGTAGCGAGCACCGCTAATGGTAATGCCGCCTAACTCATACCGTTTCGGCTCCTCTCCGGCAGCCGCAGGCGCAACCTGCGCCATACCGGCTATCGGAAACCCGACGCCCAGAGTCAGTACTACGGCCGCAACCCGGCCCACTGTGTGCAAAGAAAAATTCATTCTGTCGTCGAAACCTTACGAAACGGTGAGCTGCTCACTTGTCTTCCCAAAACGCCGTTCCCGACGCTGATACGCCCGGACCGCCTCTTCAAAGTGCGTCCGGCGAAAATCCGGCCACAGCAGATCAGTAATATATAACTCGGTATAGGCCAGCTGCCACAGCAAAAAATTACTAATCCGCTGCTCCCCGCTGGTTCTGATCAGCAATTCAGGGTCTGGAATGCCGGCAGTAGCCAAGTATTGGGTAATGGTGTTTTCCTGTACGTCTTCCGCCCGGAGTTTCCCGGCTGCTACGTCGGTGGCCATACGCTTGGCGGCCTGCGTTAGGTCCCACCGGCCACTATAGCTCAAGGCCAGAACCAGTGTCATACGGGTGCCCGCCTTGGTGATTTCAATGGCTTCGGCCAGTTCCCGCTGACAGGAAGCCGGCAGGTTTTCAATCTGCCCTATGGCCTGCAGGCGGATACTGTTCTTCAGCAGGGTAGGTGTTTCCTGTCGAATAGTGTGCACCAGCAACTGCATCAGCGCTGTCACCTCGTACGCTGGCCGGGACCAGTTTTCTGTGGAAAAGGCATAGAGCGTCAGAAAGCGCACGCCCATTTCGGCGGCGCCTTCTACCGTGTCGCGCACGGCCGTAATGGCACTCTGGTGCCCGAAGATGCGGAGGCCGCCCTTCTGCTTGGCCCATCGGCCGTTACCGTCCATGATCACGGCAACGTGGGCGGGAATATTCTGGGGGTCAATTTCGGACCGGACGGCCATTGCTGCTTTTTGCGTAAAGAGGCTGCAAGGTACGTAAATGGTTGCATTCGTCTCTTTTCCGCCCGCAATCTGCTAGCGTAGCAGCTTCGGATTGTCTTTGTAGTGCGGTGGGCAGTTGATCTTGTAGAAGGTATAGGAAATGCTCAGCCCGTTGTAAAAGTACCAATCCTGGTCATTGGGATTCCCTACCCGGTCGTTCTGGCCACCCGTCTTACCATCTATGTGGTCTATCTGGTCAGTAAAGGCTTTACGCGCCCCTACTTCTAAACCCAGGTTCCAATGGGTGGAAACGGCGTATTTCAGGCCAAAGCCAGCCGGCACGGCCAGTCCCAGCATAGCGCCTTTCTTATCAAGGGCAGGCAGCCCGGCATTGGCAGTGGCGGTGGTAGTGTTGGCCACAAATCCGGCTACCCCAATGAAAACATAAGGCGTGAAATGCACCTTGGCCTTGCGGTAGTGATAGTCGAAGAAGTTGTATTCCACTATCGCCGAGGCCTCGTACAGACTGCCCTTCATGTTGGCTTGCCGATAGGCAGCGAGTGGAGGCACAGCTCCATTGAAACCTTTCACGTTGCCATCATCAGCCCGCAGCAAACCAGCAGTCAGACCACCACGAAGTGTGATAGGCGCCGAAATATCCTTCCGATAAAAGGCCGTTAGAGCAGGCCTATTATTCTTAAACTGATATCCGGGAGAAAGCTCTCCGCGGTAGTTCAGGCCCCCGAGGCCGATGCCTACTTCACTAGTATATTGAGCTGTGGCCGTTTGGGCAAAAAAAACACTCCCTACCTGCACAGAGCAGATAAGGAGTGTTTTGATGAGATTCGCTTTGGTCATTATGACTGGCTGTGGATGAAACTAGCCAGTAAATACTGACTAGCGGAATTTCGGGCTCTTCACTTTCGGAGCCAAGATGTAGTTTACAGTGATACCGGTCGTAACGTACCAGTCATCCTCGTCAGATTTGCCACGCTGGTAGCCACTCTGGTTGTCCCGGTTCCAAGTACCTGGCTCGTTTCGGGTAATATCCCAGCCAAAGTACTTGGCAGCGTCCGAACCAAGGTCATTACGGCTTGCTACGTAGTTTGTGCTAACGTCGTCAAGATAGTCATTAAACGTTTTGCGGAAACCAACTTCCAGACCGATGTCGAAGCTCTTGTTCACTTTGTAGCGAACACCACCACCAAACGGAATGGCGATACCAGCTTTGTTGTAGTCTACACCTTCGGTTTTCAAAGATTGCAGTGCCACATACGAGCCTTCTGACAGACCGTTGGAATTGGCGCCTACAAGGCCTTTAGGATTACCGGTGTAAGCAGCAATACCGCCGAATACGTAAGGAACGAGGTCCGGACGCTTGATGTATGTGTTGCGGTTCGGAATCAGGTCGAAGATACCTACAACGGAGAGTTCAGCAATATCATTGCGGAAGCTCATGTTACGATTGTAGCGGTATTTTGCTTCCGAATCGTTTTTGTCTGCTGCTTTTGAGTCGTCGCCGGTGATACGGCCATAGGCCAAGGCAGCACGAGCCGAAATGCGGGGCGTAAAGCGGTGCGTGAAATTCACTCCAATGTTAGGGCGGGTCGCTCCGAAACGCAGGCTGGGGATGCTGGGTTTCGGCGTGATGTCGCCGAAGTAGTTCATTGCGTTGACGCTAACGCCCACCGAATTGTACTGCTTTCGCTTGCTGAACTGCTGTGCGCTAGCCTCGGAGGCTACCAGCGACAGGACAGAAG
Proteins encoded in this region:
- a CDS encoding isoprenyl transferase is translated as MAVRSEIDPQNIPAHVAVIMDGNGRWAKQKGGLRIFGHQSAITAVRDTVEGAAEMGVRFLTLYAFSTENWSRPAYEVTALMQLLVHTIRQETPTLLKNSIRLQAIGQIENLPASCQRELAEAIEITKAGTRMTLVLALSYSGRWDLTQAAKRMATDVAAGKLRAEDVQENTITQYLATAGIPDPELLIRTSGEQRISNFLLWQLAYTELYITDLLWPDFRRTHFEEAVRAYQRRERRFGKTSEQLTVS
- the bamA gene encoding outer membrane protein assembly factor BamA, whose amino-acid sequence is MNFSLHTVGRVAAVVLTLGVGFPIAGMAQVAPAAAGEEPKRYELGGITISGARYLDANTLIGLTGLRVGDPISVPGEEIGKAIRKLWDQGILGDVSVSIARTEGNRIFLDFNLKERPRLSKFEFVGISKSQADDLGKKIKLIRGKVVTDALLSNTRTQVRKFYTNKGFLDAKVNITQQPDSSLSNSVVLKINVDKGGKIKVRDIAFEGNEAFKDSKLKGKLKKTKEKKFPKILNSGKFQKLEFEEDKKKLIEFYNAEGYRDAIVVSDTLIRTEDGLALRIKLDEGPKYYFRNISWAGNYLYDDKTLASVLGIKEGSVYSKETLDKRLNYNPTGQDITSLYMNDGYLFFSIDPVETKVEGDSIDIEMRITEGVQARIKDINIAGNTKTSDHVLRRELRTLPGDKFNRELLIRSQREIATLGYFDPEKVGINPVPNPADGTVDINYTVVEKPSDQITLSGGWGGYAGFIGTVGLVFNNFSLRKANDFRNWTPVPAGDGQRLALNVQANGTQYQAYSFSFTEPWLGGRKPNSLSFSLNKSIQRVGQAFDANSEQSIKVNSASLSLGRRLRWPDDYFTLSNSLSVSQYKLKNYPFIQAFADGNGTANNITLNTTLSRNSIDNPTYTRRGSSLALSVNLTPPYSVFKGSHPNVNEWVEFHKWMLDASWFTPIVGKLVLNTRAHFGFIGTYNSSRAIGPFERFKLGGSGLAAGGSSNFLVGTEYIGLRGYADPQDPNAIPTARQNDNGGVVYNKFVMEMRYPVSLNPAATVYILSFAEAGNSFNSYTDYNPYKLYRSAGFGARIFMSAFGLLGFDYGRAFDLIPRTSGTQAAQDRNQFHFIIGQQIR
- a CDS encoding DUF6089 family protein — translated: MTKANLIKTLLICSVQVGSVFFAQTATAQYTSEVGIGLGGLNYRGELSPGYQFKNNRPALTAFYRKDISAPITLRGGLTAGLLRADDGNVKGFNGAVPPLAAYRQANMKGSLYEASAIVEYNFFDYHYRKAKVHFTPYVFIGVAGFVANTTTATANAGLPALDKKGAMLGLAVPAGFGLKYAVSTHWNLGLEVGARKAFTDQIDHIDGKTGGQNDRVGNPNDQDWYFYNGLSISYTFYKINCPPHYKDNPKLLR
- a CDS encoding DUF6089 family protein, coding for MKQIFTYTLALASVLSLVASEASAQQFSKRKQYNSVGVSVNAMNYFGDITPKPSIPSLRFGATRPNIGVNFTHRFTPRISARAALAYGRITGDDSKAADKNDSEAKYRYNRNMSFRNDIAELSVVGIFDLIPNRNTYIKRPDLVPYVFGGIAAYTGNPKGLVGANSNGLSEGSYVALQSLKTEGVDYNKAGIAIPFGGGVRYKVNKSFDIGLEVGFRKTFNDYLDDVSTNYVASRNDLGSDAAKYFGWDITRNEPGTWNRDNQSGYQRGKSDEDDWYVTTGITVNYILAPKVKSPKFR